The Chitinophaga sp. H8 genome contains a region encoding:
- a CDS encoding diphthine--ammonia ligase: MKALVSWSGGKDSCFAFMQAQTAGYQPAVLFNVMNETGNRSRSHGLPQHILQQQADALALPLVTIAASWEAYEENYIAMLQQLVPAYQLTHAIFGDIDLQAHRDWEEKVCAAADITAVLPLWQGNRKDLVLQMLSAGITTMIVSCNTHLGIDFLGRTLDLSLLNDLEAKGVDVCGENGEFHTAVIDCPLFRSPVKLPACTKIIHGDYCFLQWEV, translated from the coding sequence TTGAAAGCCCTTGTATCATGGAGTGGCGGAAAAGATAGTTGCTTTGCTTTCATGCAGGCACAAACAGCAGGCTACCAGCCTGCTGTTTTGTTTAATGTCATGAATGAAACAGGTAACAGATCCCGGTCGCATGGGTTGCCACAGCATATATTGCAGCAACAGGCGGATGCCCTGGCACTACCGCTGGTAACCATCGCCGCCTCCTGGGAAGCATATGAAGAGAACTATATAGCGATGCTGCAACAGCTGGTACCGGCTTACCAGCTTACCCATGCTATCTTTGGCGATATAGACCTTCAGGCACACCGCGACTGGGAAGAAAAGGTGTGCGCTGCTGCTGATATCACAGCAGTACTTCCCTTATGGCAAGGCAACCGGAAAGACCTGGTTCTGCAAATGTTGTCTGCCGGAATTACGACCATGATCGTTTCCTGTAATACCCACCTGGGGATTGATTTTCTGGGACGTACGCTTGACTTGTCACTACTGAACGACCTGGAAGCCAAAGGAGTAGATGTATGTGGGGAAAACGGGGAATTTCATACGGCGGTTATTGATTGCCCGCTCTTCCGATCACCGGTAAAACTGCCAGCCTGTACAAAAATAATCCATGGAGATTATTGTTTCCTTCAATGGGAAGTATAA
- the purB gene encoding adenylosuccinate lyase yields the protein MQLQPLTAISPLDGRYRRQLDELSNYFSEFALIRYRVMVEVEYFIALAEQKVFTLPKAKVLPLRKIYQEFTLENAQLIKDTEKITNHDVKAVEYFLKNEMKNLGLEDKLEWVHFGLTSQDINNTATPLFWKDGVEQVYMPALANLVLGLRKMGQSWMKVPMLARTHGQPASPTILGKEILVFVERLEGQMKLLGEIPFAAKFGGATGNFNAHHVAFPKINWEKFGDKFVNTTLGLQRMKYTTQIEHYDNLAAQFDALKRINNILLDFCRDIWTYISMDYFKQKVKKNEVGSSAMPHKVNPIDFENAEGNLGLANALFEHLSAKLPVSRLQRDLTDSTVLRNVGVPFGHTLLATKSIQKGLEKLILNEAKLKEDLDNNWAVVAEAIQTVLRRENYPQPYEALKELTRGGDQINQKTMHKFIDGLKINAALKKELKAITPHNYTGIWN from the coding sequence ATGCAACTACAACCTTTAACAGCCATTTCCCCGTTAGACGGACGCTATCGCAGACAACTGGATGAGCTTTCCAATTATTTTTCTGAATTTGCATTAATCCGTTACCGGGTCATGGTAGAGGTGGAATATTTTATTGCATTGGCAGAACAAAAAGTATTTACCCTGCCTAAAGCCAAAGTACTGCCACTACGCAAAATATACCAGGAGTTTACACTGGAAAACGCCCAGCTGATCAAGGACACCGAGAAGATTACCAACCATGATGTGAAAGCGGTAGAGTACTTCCTCAAGAATGAAATGAAAAATCTCGGCCTGGAAGATAAACTGGAATGGGTGCATTTTGGTCTTACTTCGCAGGACATCAATAACACCGCTACTCCCCTGTTTTGGAAAGACGGCGTAGAACAGGTATACATGCCTGCACTGGCCAACCTGGTCCTGGGTCTCCGGAAAATGGGACAATCCTGGATGAAAGTGCCTATGCTGGCCCGTACACACGGACAACCCGCTTCCCCTACCATCCTGGGTAAGGAAATCCTGGTGTTTGTGGAAAGACTGGAAGGGCAAATGAAACTGCTGGGAGAAATCCCCTTTGCTGCTAAATTTGGTGGTGCTACCGGCAACTTTAACGCACATCATGTGGCTTTCCCTAAGATCAACTGGGAAAAGTTTGGCGATAAGTTTGTCAACACCACCCTGGGTCTGCAGCGCATGAAATATACCACACAGATCGAACATTATGATAACCTGGCCGCCCAGTTTGATGCGCTGAAACGTATCAATAATATCCTGCTGGATTTTTGCCGGGATATCTGGACCTATATCTCCATGGATTATTTCAAACAAAAGGTGAAGAAAAATGAAGTAGGCTCTTCTGCCATGCCTCATAAAGTAAATCCTATTGATTTTGAAAATGCAGAAGGGAACCTGGGATTGGCCAACGCTTTGTTTGAACACCTGAGTGCCAAATTACCTGTATCCCGTTTACAGCGTGATCTGACCGATTCTACGGTGTTGCGTAATGTAGGGGTACCATTTGGTCATACCCTGCTGGCTACCAAATCCATCCAGAAGGGATTGGAAAAGCTGATCCTCAATGAAGCCAAACTGAAAGAAGACCTGGACAACAACTGGGCAGTAGTGGCAGAAGCAATCCAGACGGTATTACGCCGGGAAAATTATCCCCAGCCTTACGAGGCGCTGAAGGAACTGACCCGTGGCGGCGACCAGATCAATCAGAAAACAATGCATAAGTTCATTGATGGGCTAAAGATCAATGCTGCTTTAAAAAAAGAACTGAAAGCTATCACGCCGCATAATTATACTGGTATCTGGAATTAA
- a CDS encoding DUF6580 family putative transport protein: MKRSSLIQAGIVAGLIFATAMCRIFTNELQLWNFTAIGASALFAGVILKDKRYAYALPLFTLFLTDLFFQLFTSIQGFYGGQMFFVYGAFLLITWIGTRMKKVNTLTILLASIGSGALFFIISNLGTWLLSGMYPITLSGLMTCYAAAIPFFRNDMFGNFLLNTIMGNVFYSGVLFGGYALLKSLVLKGQQQLA; encoded by the coding sequence ATGAAACGTTCTTCTTTAATACAGGCGGGCATTGTAGCGGGGCTGATCTTCGCAACTGCTATGTGCCGTATTTTTACCAATGAGCTGCAGTTGTGGAACTTTACTGCCATAGGTGCCAGCGCATTGTTTGCCGGCGTTATCCTGAAAGATAAACGTTATGCTTACGCGTTACCTTTGTTTACATTGTTTCTGACGGACCTGTTTTTCCAGTTATTTACCAGTATTCAGGGTTTCTATGGTGGGCAGATGTTTTTTGTATATGGCGCATTTCTGCTGATTACCTGGATAGGTACCCGCATGAAAAAGGTGAATACCCTGACGATCCTGTTGGCTTCAATAGGTAGCGGTGCTTTATTCTTTATCATTTCTAATCTGGGCACCTGGTTATTGAGTGGCATGTACCCTATTACATTAAGTGGTTTGATGACCTGCTACGCAGCCGCTATTCCTTTCTTCCGGAATGATATGTTTGGTAACTTCTTACTGAATACCATTATGGGGAACGTGTTTTACAGTGGCGTACTGTTTGGTGGATATGCGTTGCTCAAGTCCCTGGTACTGAAGGGGCAACAACAATTGGCTTAA
- the rocD gene encoding ornithine--oxo-acid transaminase: protein MVPAFTISERTQHFLALEEQYGAHNYHPLPVVLDRGEGVYLWDVDGKRYYDFLSGYSAVNQGHCHPSIINTLVAQAQKLTLTSRAFYNDLLGEYEQFITRFFGYDKVLPMNTGVEAVETALKLCRRWGYQVKGIPENKARIIICADNFHGRTLNVISFSTDPVARRDFGPYMPGYDVIPYNDLAALEKALQDKNVAGFLVEPIQGEAGVVVPDEGYLAKARQYCQDAHVLFIADEIQTGLARTGKMLCCDHENVRPDILILGKALSGGTLPVSAVLADDEIMLTIKPGEHGSTYGGNPLACKVAIAALSVLTEEKMAENAEAMGQSLRTGLEQLQSPYIDTIRGKGLLNAIVIKHKDPEAAWELCLALKENGLLAKPTHGDKIRFAPPLLITAAQIADCVQIIGKSLESALGK from the coding sequence ATGGTACCTGCATTTACGATAAGTGAAAGAACACAACATTTTTTGGCGCTGGAAGAACAATATGGCGCGCATAACTATCACCCTTTACCAGTAGTATTGGACCGGGGTGAGGGAGTATATTTATGGGATGTAGACGGGAAAAGGTATTATGACTTTCTTTCGGGATACTCAGCGGTGAACCAGGGGCACTGCCACCCCAGTATCATCAATACGCTGGTAGCGCAGGCACAAAAGCTAACGTTGACTTCCCGCGCATTTTATAACGATCTGTTAGGAGAATACGAACAATTTATTACCCGGTTTTTCGGTTATGATAAAGTGTTGCCGATGAATACTGGTGTAGAAGCGGTGGAAACAGCCTTAAAGTTGTGCCGCCGCTGGGGCTACCAGGTAAAAGGCATTCCCGAAAATAAGGCCAGGATCATTATTTGCGCAGATAACTTTCATGGACGCACGTTGAATGTTATTTCTTTCAGTACGGATCCGGTGGCCCGTCGTGATTTTGGACCCTATATGCCAGGGTATGACGTTATTCCATATAACGATCTCGCCGCTTTGGAAAAGGCATTGCAGGATAAAAATGTAGCTGGTTTTCTCGTAGAGCCTATACAGGGAGAAGCAGGGGTAGTGGTTCCGGATGAAGGATATCTGGCCAAAGCCCGGCAGTATTGCCAGGATGCCCATGTATTATTTATAGCAGACGAGATTCAGACAGGTCTGGCACGTACAGGAAAGATGCTGTGCTGTGATCATGAAAATGTGAGACCTGATATCCTTATACTGGGTAAAGCATTATCAGGAGGCACCTTACCGGTATCCGCGGTGTTGGCCGATGATGAAATTATGCTGACCATCAAACCTGGTGAACATGGTTCTACTTATGGCGGCAATCCTCTGGCATGCAAAGTAGCAATTGCTGCGCTGTCAGTGCTTACAGAAGAGAAGATGGCTGAAAATGCGGAAGCGATGGGGCAGTCATTGCGTACCGGATTGGAACAGCTGCAATCACCTTATATTGATACCATCCGTGGTAAAGGCCTGTTAAATGCCATTGTAATTAAACACAAAGATCCGGAAGCCGCCTGGGAACTTTGCCTGGCATTGAAGGAAAACGGATTACTGGCCAAACCTACCCATGGCGATAAAATACGTTTTGCACCTCCCCTGCTGATTACTGCTGCACAAATTGCTGATTGTGTGCAGATCATTGGTAAAAGCCTGGAGAGTGCCTTAGGCAAATAA
- the manA gene encoding mannose-6-phosphate isomerase, class I: MTTAMERKLFRLEGKVQHYAWGGYTYIPALLGIPAGNTPSAEYWMGAHQSAPSQVITPGGTITLDKLIQERPQEVLGEAVWQRFGQLPYLFKILDVKDMLSIQVHPSKTEAEKGFARENEAGIPLNAPDRNYKDANHKPEIMVALSDFWLLHGFLPHDALQQVLKTVPEFATLTSIYEQEGYKGLYKAVMEMPQEQVNTLLRPLAERVLPAYQANQLDKSDPAFWAGRAIANDPEGMNRLDRGIFSIYFFNIMNVQPGEAVFQDAGIPHAYLEGQNVELMANSDNVLRGGLTPKHIDVPELLKHTRFEGVHPVIIQGSAVQDGLEQLYHSPAPDFAASKIELQKGQVYKSTSNAAAILIVMKGTATITGSDTLALHKGQCALVTNGEHYQISTDNEVVIFKAGPGQF; the protein is encoded by the coding sequence ATGACGACTGCTATGGAAAGGAAATTATTTCGTTTGGAAGGTAAGGTGCAACATTATGCCTGGGGTGGGTATACTTATATACCCGCATTACTGGGTATTCCGGCAGGCAATACGCCCAGTGCAGAATATTGGATGGGGGCGCATCAGAGTGCTCCTTCACAGGTCATCACTCCCGGTGGTACCATTACCCTGGATAAGCTGATACAGGAACGTCCGCAGGAGGTATTGGGAGAAGCAGTATGGCAACGTTTTGGGCAGCTTCCCTATTTATTCAAAATACTGGATGTAAAAGATATGTTGTCTATACAGGTACACCCCAGTAAAACTGAAGCAGAAAAAGGGTTTGCCCGTGAAAATGAGGCCGGTATCCCGCTAAATGCCCCCGACCGTAACTATAAAGATGCCAATCACAAACCGGAGATCATGGTAGCATTGAGTGATTTCTGGCTATTACATGGGTTTCTGCCCCACGATGCTTTACAGCAGGTATTGAAAACCGTACCTGAATTTGCAACGCTGACCAGTATTTATGAACAGGAAGGCTATAAGGGCTTGTATAAAGCTGTGATGGAAATGCCGCAGGAACAGGTCAATACATTGTTAAGGCCATTGGCAGAAAGAGTATTGCCCGCTTACCAGGCTAATCAGCTGGATAAATCCGATCCTGCATTCTGGGCTGGCAGGGCTATTGCCAATGATCCCGAAGGGATGAACCGGCTTGACAGAGGGATTTTCTCTATTTACTTTTTCAATATCATGAATGTACAGCCTGGAGAAGCCGTATTCCAGGATGCCGGTATCCCGCATGCTTACCTGGAAGGGCAGAATGTGGAATTAATGGCCAATTCAGACAATGTTTTACGCGGAGGCCTGACTCCTAAACATATTGACGTACCTGAACTGTTGAAACATACCCGGTTTGAAGGGGTACACCCGGTCATTATACAAGGCAGTGCTGTACAGGATGGATTGGAGCAATTATATCACTCTCCTGCTCCGGACTTTGCTGCCAGCAAAATTGAGTTGCAAAAAGGTCAGGTATATAAAAGTACCAGCAATGCTGCGGCTATTTTGATCGTGATGAAAGGAACAGCTACCATTACCGGCTCTGATACGTTGGCTTTACATAAAGGACAATGCGCCTTAGTGACTAATGGCGAGCACTATCAGATCAGTACTGACAACGAAGTAGTGATCTTTAAAGCAGGCCCTGGTCAGTTTTAA
- a CDS encoding acyl-CoA-binding protein translates to MELQQQFEAAVANSKTLSQKPENDILLQLYALYKQGTEGDVNVEAPANMFDFVAKAKYQAWEGLKGKTKAAAMQEYIDLVNKLKG, encoded by the coding sequence ATGGAATTACAACAACAATTTGAAGCTGCCGTTGCCAACAGTAAAACATTGAGCCAAAAGCCTGAAAATGATATTTTATTGCAGCTTTATGCTTTGTATAAACAAGGTACTGAGGGAGATGTGAATGTGGAAGCCCCTGCCAATATGTTCGATTTTGTAGCAAAAGCTAAATACCAGGCGTGGGAAGGACTCAAAGGAAAAACCAAAGCAGCAGCTATGCAGGAATATATAGATTTGGTAAATAAGCTGAAAGGGTAA
- the lepA gene encoding translation elongation factor 4 produces the protein MKNIRNFCIIAHIDHGKSTLADRLLEFTKTISDRDMQAQVLDDMDLEREKGITIKSHAIQMNYLTKGGENIVFNLIDTPGHVDFSYEVSRALAACEGALLLVDATQGIQAQTISNLYLALENDLEIIPVINKIDMDGAMVPEVKDQIIELIGVKEEDILLASAKTGIGIEDILEAIVSRIPPPKGDPAAPLQALIFDSVFNSFRGVIAYYRVFNGSIKKGDMVKFENTGMEYGADEVGILKLGLQPKAEVKTGDVGYIITGIKNAKEIKVGDTITLASDPETAAIKGFEEVKPMVFAGIFPVVTDDFEELRDCMDKLQLNDASLTYELETSQALGFGFRCGFLGMLHMEIIQERLEREFNQTVITTVPNVSFIAHTTKGEVITVNNPAEMPDPSKLERIEEPFIRAQIITKPDYIGNIMTLCLGKRGILINQSYLTTTRVELIFELPLTEIVFDFYDKLKSQTRGYASFDYSPIGRRDSDIVKMDILLNAEKVDALSALIHRSRAQEFGRKLCEKLKELLPRQQFLIAIQAAIGAKIVARENISAMRKDVTAKCYGGDISRKRKLLEKQKEGKKRMRQIGNVEVPQEAFLAVLKLDD, from the coding sequence ATGAAGAATATCCGCAATTTTTGCATTATTGCACATATTGACCACGGCAAAAGTACCCTGGCAGACAGACTTTTAGAGTTTACAAAGACAATCTCCGACCGCGATATGCAGGCGCAGGTATTAGATGACATGGACCTCGAAAGGGAAAAGGGCATCACTATTAAAAGCCATGCTATCCAGATGAACTACCTCACCAAAGGAGGAGAGAACATCGTGTTTAACCTGATCGATACACCGGGCCACGTAGACTTTTCCTATGAAGTGTCCCGCGCACTGGCCGCCTGTGAAGGTGCCTTGTTGCTGGTAGATGCTACCCAGGGGATTCAGGCACAAACCATCTCTAACCTTTACCTGGCACTGGAAAACGACCTGGAGATCATTCCGGTAATCAATAAGATCGATATGGATGGCGCCATGGTGCCGGAAGTAAAAGACCAGATCATAGAACTGATCGGAGTGAAGGAAGAGGATATTTTACTCGCTTCTGCCAAAACCGGCATTGGGATCGAAGATATTCTCGAAGCTATTGTAAGCCGTATCCCACCACCTAAAGGAGATCCTGCGGCACCATTGCAGGCCCTGATTTTTGACAGCGTATTTAACTCCTTCCGTGGTGTAATTGCATATTACCGCGTTTTTAACGGCTCCATCAAAAAGGGAGACATGGTAAAGTTTGAGAATACCGGTATGGAATATGGCGCGGATGAAGTGGGGATCCTTAAACTGGGCTTACAGCCGAAAGCAGAAGTAAAAACAGGGGACGTTGGATATATCATTACCGGTATCAAAAATGCAAAGGAAATTAAAGTAGGGGATACCATTACCCTCGCTTCTGATCCGGAAACGGCTGCCATCAAAGGTTTTGAAGAAGTAAAGCCTATGGTATTTGCGGGCATTTTCCCCGTGGTGACAGACGACTTTGAAGAGCTGCGCGACTGTATGGACAAACTCCAGCTGAATGATGCCTCTCTTACCTATGAACTGGAAACATCCCAGGCGCTTGGTTTTGGCTTCCGTTGCGGATTCCTTGGCATGCTCCACATGGAAATCATCCAGGAACGTCTTGAAAGGGAGTTTAACCAAACCGTAATTACTACCGTACCCAACGTAAGCTTTATTGCACATACCACCAAAGGCGAGGTGATTACCGTAAATAACCCTGCCGAAATGCCGGACCCCAGCAAACTGGAGCGCATTGAGGAGCCTTTTATCCGTGCGCAGATCATTACCAAACCAGATTATATCGGTAATATCATGACCTTATGTCTGGGTAAACGGGGTATACTGATCAATCAAAGTTATCTCACTACCACCCGTGTGGAACTGATCTTTGAATTGCCCCTCACGGAAATCGTGTTCGACTTTTATGATAAACTGAAAAGCCAGACCCGTGGATACGCTTCCTTCGATTATTCTCCTATTGGACGCCGGGATAGCGATATCGTAAAAATGGATATCCTGCTCAACGCTGAAAAGGTGGATGCCCTCAGTGCACTGATCCATCGTAGTCGTGCCCAGGAATTTGGCCGCAAGCTGTGTGAAAAACTGAAAGAATTATTACCCCGCCAGCAATTCCTGATTGCTATCCAGGCAGCTATCGGTGCTAAAATCGTAGCCCGCGAAAACATCAGCGCCATGCGTAAGGATGTAACTGCTAAATGTTATGGTGGTGATATTTCCCGTAAACGTAAACTGCTGGAAAAACAGAAAGAAGGTAAAAAACGTATGCGCCAGATAGGTAATGTGGAAGTACCACAGGAAGCATTCCTGGCGGTGCTTAAACTGGACGACTAA
- a CDS encoding YraN family protein yields MASHHELGKKGEQIAQSYLLEKDYQVLYTNWKYGRKEIDIIASKEDCLLFVEVKTRSSSQFGWPEEAVHYRKQELLQAAADAFLEYSPLQPDIIRFDVIAITFNSPDTYEILHIEDAF; encoded by the coding sequence ATGGCTTCCCATCATGAACTGGGCAAAAAAGGAGAACAGATTGCGCAATCCTATTTATTGGAAAAAGATTACCAGGTATTATATACCAACTGGAAATACGGCCGGAAAGAAATTGATATCATTGCCAGTAAAGAAGACTGCTTGCTCTTTGTGGAAGTAAAAACACGCTCAAGCAGCCAGTTTGGATGGCCGGAAGAGGCCGTTCACTATCGCAAGCAGGAATTATTACAGGCCGCTGCCGATGCTTTCCTGGAATACAGCCCACTACAGCCGGATATCATCCGCTTTGATGTGATTGCCATTACTTTTAACTCCCCGGATACCTACGAAATCCTTCACATAGAAGACGCCTTTTAA
- a CDS encoding menaquinone biosynthetic enzyme MqnA/MqnD family protein, whose protein sequence is MERKVKVAAVSYLNTKPLLFGFRDHPVMKMMDLSVDYPAKIAQQLIDGEVDVALVPVAIIPKMKEYHIIADFCIGADGPVASVCLFSEVPLHEIKRIYLDYQSRTSVALLKLLVRDYWKLSVELIETTDDYQDKIKGTDAGLVIGDRALEQRKVSPYIYDLAENWVRFTSLPFVFAAWISNKPLPVAFIQEFNNASSIGINNIPGVVAENPYSVYDLTTYYTQNISYPLTPAKRQGMQQFLSYLR, encoded by the coding sequence TTGGAACGGAAAGTAAAAGTAGCGGCTGTAAGTTATTTAAATACGAAGCCTTTGTTGTTTGGATTCAGGGATCATCCGGTGATGAAGATGATGGATTTATCGGTAGATTATCCGGCTAAGATAGCCCAGCAATTAATAGATGGAGAAGTGGATGTTGCGCTGGTACCGGTGGCTATCATCCCAAAAATGAAAGAATATCACATCATAGCAGACTTTTGTATAGGTGCAGATGGCCCGGTGGCATCGGTGTGTTTGTTCAGTGAAGTGCCATTGCATGAAATAAAGCGGATTTACCTGGATTATCAGAGCCGCACATCTGTAGCTTTATTAAAGCTGCTGGTAAGAGATTACTGGAAATTATCTGTAGAACTGATAGAAACTACTGATGATTACCAGGATAAGATCAAGGGAACGGATGCAGGCTTAGTGATTGGCGACCGGGCACTGGAGCAGCGCAAGGTATCTCCTTACATCTATGATCTGGCTGAGAACTGGGTACGTTTTACCAGCCTGCCCTTTGTTTTTGCGGCCTGGATCAGCAATAAACCACTGCCGGTAGCATTTATCCAGGAGTTTAATAATGCCAGCAGCATTGGTATTAACAATATTCCTGGTGTGGTAGCAGAAAATCCCTACAGCGTTTACGACCTCACTACTTATTATACGCAGAACATCAGTTATCCACTCACTCCGGCCAAACGTCAGGGGATGCAGCAATTTCTCAGTTACCTGAGATAA